The following proteins are encoded in a genomic region of Liolophura sinensis isolate JHLJ2023 chromosome 7, CUHK_Ljap_v2, whole genome shotgun sequence:
- the LOC135470848 gene encoding GATA-type zinc finger protein 1-like, whose protein sequence is MLASIFDDLEQLWKDVAVEKCKLQEFENLTISGIQQQSNHWKDGSSRQKETPEVNALPIASSCCQANHFSRRKPAKPVRSAARNDPSFRGVTVVMKTKVRDGDSKLVILSSFTPRKISKPIQSRIHRNSTGTAESCSDSEDTTPPSVKQPLIYISSKIPWRYSCASCDTRKTPLWRDAEDGTRLCNACGIRYKKYRVRCSRCWHIPKKDGKSYPHCPRCGALLSMSSCRRSW, encoded by the exons ATGCTTGCCTCCATTTTTGACGATTTGGAGCAACTATGGAAAGATGTTGCTGTTGAGAAATGCAAACTCCaggaatttgaaaatttgacgATATCTGGAATTCAGCAGCAGTCAAACCATTGGAAAGATGGCTCATCCAGGCAGAAAGAAACACCGGAAGTGAACGCCCTACCGATTGCTTCCAGTTGTTGTCAGGCTAATCACTTCAGTCGGCGGAAACCTGCGAAACCCGTCCGAAGTGCAGCCCGGAATGACCCTAGCTTCCGTGGGGTCACGGTTGTAATGAAAACGAAAGTCCGTGATGGCGACAGCAAGCTGGTCATTCTGTCCTCGTTTACCCC GAGGAAAATTTCCAAACCCATCCAGTCCAGGATACATCGGAATAGTACGGGAACTGCCGAGAGTTGTTCGGATTCCGAAGATACAACCCCGCCCAGTGTTAAGCAACCTCTGATTTACATTTCCA GTAAGATCCCTTGGCGCTACTCTTGTGCGTCCTGTGATACAAGAAAAACGCCATTATGGAGAGATGCGGAGGATGGGACGCGGCTGTGTAATGCCTGCGGAATCAG ATACAAGAAGTACCGTGTGAGATGCAGTCGCTGCTGGCACATCCCCAAAAAAGACGGCAAGTCCTACCCACATTGCCCCCGGTGTGGAGCCCTGCTGAGCATGTCATCTTGTAGAAGGTCTTGGTAG
- the LOC135471098 gene encoding tyrosine-protein kinase transmembrane receptor Ror-like isoform X2, which translates to MKITEKYLGETLRVRCEITGDPIPEYVWIRDGRIIDEKDRRVSIKKIVWGSRLRIENINPNDAGNYTCVGYNVYGRYNTTAKLVVINRRPPVTSKSHTSSVDSDFYLPGISDTLPSNNPKLSGGLDPDGQVGQGFCQPYRGATCSNVVANQSIYVLSKYTQANTEERLIAAFTIIAGSKDLSSECQQYVVPALCYHAFPLCDERGGQPKPRQICKDECLKLETDLCKTEYILAKTHHVIGNQVVLPDCGELSEAGTPEARNCKRIGVKAETVHLRDHRCYNGTGTGYLGPVSRTKSGYRCQNWSANKPHQHFLKDATIRNHNFCRNPGNEMDGPWCYTMNVNVQRELCDIPKCEPVAKDGVSKLLFILVPGITVPLVLALVLGGFCFCNRSGRAGQTPTTVNKSQQKVETAPLNPKPVPAGKDVPLSTIRFHQELGEGAFGKVYKGEVVGLMAAGAITKVAIKTLKENAAPKVQADFRREADLMWDMKHPNIVCLLGTSFKQQPMCMLFEYMTFGDLHDFLIRNSPRGDMTVGLKTDHHQVLEYVDMLHVAAQISAGMEYLASQHFVHRDLAARNILVGDSLTVKISDFGLSRDIYSSDYYRVQSKSLLPVRWMPPEAILYGKFTTESDVWAFGVVLWEIFSYGLQPFYGYSNPEVISMVRARQVLSCPEDCPPPVYGLMMGCWHELPARRPTFREISIQLQAWKTDALSGLGPQWSTLVGRFMPSSNGGHGTYSHSGAPGGPMISGGTLIPIDPPGSRGQPFTQGSTPPSSTTTTTALTGSSSNSAETYSAVQRPITPSPAQPINSMSLQSFQPSSSSTPCGQNGAKPKKVSPPGSTSSHPSSSSNSQASSRKGRSVGYPNSSYMNSPSSQPGELSKGPVGMNTSRPAHIPELRMSDI; encoded by the exons ATGAAGATCACAGAAAAATACCTGGGCGAGACGCTGCGTGTCCGATGTGAAATCACAGGTGACCCAATCCCAGAATATGTCTGGATTAGAGACGGACGCATTATTGATGAAAAGGACAGACGTGTCTCCATAAAGAAAATAGTTTGGGGATCAAG GTTGCGTATTGAAAACATCAACCCAAATGATGCGGGAAACTACACCTGTGTGGGTTACAATGTTTATGGTCGCTACAACACAACAGCCAAGCTCGTCGTCATCAACA GGCGGCCACCAGTGACTAGCAAATCCCACACATCATCTGTAGATTCTGATTTTTACCTGCCAGGTATATCAGACACCTTACCCTCAAACAA CCCTAAACTGTCAGGTGGCCTTGACCCTGATGGCCAGGTGGGACAGGGGTTTtgtcagccatatcgtggtgccACCTGCTCTAACGTGGTGGCCAATCAGAGCATCTATGTCCTGTCCAAGTATACACAGGCCAACACAGAGGAACGGCTCATTG CGGCCTTCACCATCATTGCCGGATCCAAGGACCTGTCATCTGAGTGTCAGCAGTATGTGGTGCCAGCACTGTGTTACCACGCCTTTCCCCTGTGTGATGAGCGAGGGGGTCAGCCTAAACCCCGCCAGATCTGCAAGGATGAATGCCTCAAGCTGGAGACAGACCTCTGtaagacagaatacattctggccaAGACACACCATGTTATAG GTAACCAGGTGGTTTTACCTGACTGTGGAGAACTGAGTGAAGCAGGCACCCCTGAGGCCAGAAACTGTAAACGTATTGGGGTCAAGGCCGAGACTGTACATCTGAGAG ATCACAGGTGTTATAATGGGACCGGAACTGGTTACCTGGGACCTGTCAGTCGCACCAAGTCTGGATATAGGTGTCAGAACTGGAGTGCCAATAAACCACACCAGCACTTCCTCAAAGATGCCACAATAC GTAACCATAACTTCTGCCGTAACCCTGGTAATGAGATGGATGGGCCATGGTGCTACACCATGAATGTTAACGTGCAGCGGGAGTTATGTGACATCCCTAAGTGTG AACCAGTTGCCAAGGATGGAGTCAGTAAGTTGTTGTTTATCCTGGTACCGGGGATTACTGTACCCCTCGTTCTGGCTCTTGTGCTGGGTGGATTCTGTTTCTGTAATCGTTCAGGCAGAGCAGGACAGACGCCAACCACGGTGAACAAATCCCAGCAGAAAGTAGAGACTGCTCCTCTGAATCCCAAACCTGTGCCTGCTGGAAAAGACGTCCCATTGTCTACTATACGCTTCCACCAAGAACTGGGGGAAGGTGCATTTGGGAAAGTGTATAAGGGGGAAGTTGTTGGGCTGATGGCAGCAGGTGCCATCACCAAGGTTGCCATTAAAACTTTGAAAGAAAATGCAGCTCCCAAAGTCCAGGCTGACTTCCGTCGTGAGGCAGATTTGATGTGGGACATGAAACACCCCAATATTGTATGCTTGCTAGGGACCAGCTTCAAACAGCAGCCAATGTGTATGCTGTTTGAGTACATGACCTTTGGTGATCTTCATGACTTTTTGATCCGGAACTCTCCTCGTGGTGACATGACAGTGGGCCTGAAGACCGACCATCATCAGGTGCTGGAGTATGTGGATATGCTGCATGTTGCTGCACAGATCTCTGCCGGCATGGAGTACCTTGCTAGCCAACATTTCGTCCACCGAGATTTGGCTGCTCGTAACATTCTGGTAGGGGATAGCCTGACTGTGAAGATCTCTGACTTTGGTTTGTCCAGGGACATTTACTCTTCTGATTATTACCGTGTACAGAGTAAGTCACTGTTACCAGTGCGGTGGATGCCACCCGAAGCCATTCTGTATGGCAAATTCACCACTGAAAGCGATGTGTGGGCTTTCGGGGTGGTTCTTTGGGAGATATTCAGTTATGGACTGCAACCATTTTATGGGTATTCCAACCCCGAGGTGATTTCCATGGTGCGTGCCCGCCAGGTGTTGTCCTGCCCTGAGGACTGCCCCCCACCAGTGTATGGGCTGATGATGGGATGCTGGCATGAACTGCCTGCACGTAGACCCACCTTCCGGGAAATCTCTATCCAACTACAAGCCTGGAAGACTGATGCCTTATCTGGCCTGGGGCCTCAATGGAGTACCCTTGTGGGACGCTTCATGCCTTCTAGTAATGGAGGTCATGGCACATACAGTCACTCAGGGGCTCCAGGAGGGCCTATGATTTCTGGAGGTACCCTGATACCCATAGATCCTCCTGGTTCAAGAGGGCAACCTTTTACCCAGGGCAGCACCCCACCTAGTAGCACCACAACAACTACAGCCTTGACAGGAAGTAGTAGCAACTCTGCTGAAACTTATTCTGCTGTGCAAAGGCCAATAACTCCATCTCCTGCTCAACCTATAAACTCTATGTCCCTGCAAAGCTTTCAGCCCAGTTCCAGTTCAACACCCTGTGGACAAAATGGGGCCAAGCCAAAGAAAGTGTCTCCACCTGGGTCAACATCCAGTCACCCATCGAGTAGTTCCAATTCTCAGGCTTCGTCCAGAAAAGGGAGGTCTGTGGGTTACCCCAATAGTAGCTACATGAACAGTCCCTCTtctcagcctggagagctgagTAAGGGACCTGTGGGGATGAACACCTCCAGGCCTGCACACATTCCAGAGCTGAGAATGTCAGACATATAA
- the LOC135471098 gene encoding tyrosine-protein kinase transmembrane receptor Ror-like isoform X1, which yields MMGLPVPGARVMYVWVCLMVPVSGQPSSDLGVVPKPTGLPVLTSDGSGYLRLDVPMKITEKYLGETLRVRCEITGDPIPEYVWIRDGRIIDEKDRRVSIKKIVWGSRLRIENINPNDAGNYTCVGYNVYGRYNTTAKLVVINRRPPVTSKSHTSSVDSDFYLPGISDTLPSNNPKLSGGLDPDGQVGQGFCQPYRGATCSNVVANQSIYVLSKYTQANTEERLIAAFTIIAGSKDLSSECQQYVVPALCYHAFPLCDERGGQPKPRQICKDECLKLETDLCKTEYILAKTHHVIGNQVVLPDCGELSEAGTPEARNCKRIGVKAETVHLRDHRCYNGTGTGYLGPVSRTKSGYRCQNWSANKPHQHFLKDATIRNHNFCRNPGNEMDGPWCYTMNVNVQRELCDIPKCEPVAKDGVSKLLFILVPGITVPLVLALVLGGFCFCNRSGRAGQTPTTVNKSQQKVETAPLNPKPVPAGKDVPLSTIRFHQELGEGAFGKVYKGEVVGLMAAGAITKVAIKTLKENAAPKVQADFRREADLMWDMKHPNIVCLLGTSFKQQPMCMLFEYMTFGDLHDFLIRNSPRGDMTVGLKTDHHQVLEYVDMLHVAAQISAGMEYLASQHFVHRDLAARNILVGDSLTVKISDFGLSRDIYSSDYYRVQSKSLLPVRWMPPEAILYGKFTTESDVWAFGVVLWEIFSYGLQPFYGYSNPEVISMVRARQVLSCPEDCPPPVYGLMMGCWHELPARRPTFREISIQLQAWKTDALSGLGPQWSTLVGRFMPSSNGGHGTYSHSGAPGGPMISGGTLIPIDPPGSRGQPFTQGSTPPSSTTTTTALTGSSSNSAETYSAVQRPITPSPAQPINSMSLQSFQPSSSSTPCGQNGAKPKKVSPPGSTSSHPSSSSNSQASSRKGRSVGYPNSSYMNSPSSQPGELSKGPVGMNTSRPAHIPELRMSDI from the exons GATCTGGTTATCTGCGACTGGATGTGCCCATGAAGATCACAGAAAAATACCTGGGCGAGACGCTGCGTGTCCGATGTGAAATCACAGGTGACCCAATCCCAGAATATGTCTGGATTAGAGACGGACGCATTATTGATGAAAAGGACAGACGTGTCTCCATAAAGAAAATAGTTTGGGGATCAAG GTTGCGTATTGAAAACATCAACCCAAATGATGCGGGAAACTACACCTGTGTGGGTTACAATGTTTATGGTCGCTACAACACAACAGCCAAGCTCGTCGTCATCAACA GGCGGCCACCAGTGACTAGCAAATCCCACACATCATCTGTAGATTCTGATTTTTACCTGCCAGGTATATCAGACACCTTACCCTCAAACAA CCCTAAACTGTCAGGTGGCCTTGACCCTGATGGCCAGGTGGGACAGGGGTTTtgtcagccatatcgtggtgccACCTGCTCTAACGTGGTGGCCAATCAGAGCATCTATGTCCTGTCCAAGTATACACAGGCCAACACAGAGGAACGGCTCATTG CGGCCTTCACCATCATTGCCGGATCCAAGGACCTGTCATCTGAGTGTCAGCAGTATGTGGTGCCAGCACTGTGTTACCACGCCTTTCCCCTGTGTGATGAGCGAGGGGGTCAGCCTAAACCCCGCCAGATCTGCAAGGATGAATGCCTCAAGCTGGAGACAGACCTCTGtaagacagaatacattctggccaAGACACACCATGTTATAG GTAACCAGGTGGTTTTACCTGACTGTGGAGAACTGAGTGAAGCAGGCACCCCTGAGGCCAGAAACTGTAAACGTATTGGGGTCAAGGCCGAGACTGTACATCTGAGAG ATCACAGGTGTTATAATGGGACCGGAACTGGTTACCTGGGACCTGTCAGTCGCACCAAGTCTGGATATAGGTGTCAGAACTGGAGTGCCAATAAACCACACCAGCACTTCCTCAAAGATGCCACAATAC GTAACCATAACTTCTGCCGTAACCCTGGTAATGAGATGGATGGGCCATGGTGCTACACCATGAATGTTAACGTGCAGCGGGAGTTATGTGACATCCCTAAGTGTG AACCAGTTGCCAAGGATGGAGTCAGTAAGTTGTTGTTTATCCTGGTACCGGGGATTACTGTACCCCTCGTTCTGGCTCTTGTGCTGGGTGGATTCTGTTTCTGTAATCGTTCAGGCAGAGCAGGACAGACGCCAACCACGGTGAACAAATCCCAGCAGAAAGTAGAGACTGCTCCTCTGAATCCCAAACCTGTGCCTGCTGGAAAAGACGTCCCATTGTCTACTATACGCTTCCACCAAGAACTGGGGGAAGGTGCATTTGGGAAAGTGTATAAGGGGGAAGTTGTTGGGCTGATGGCAGCAGGTGCCATCACCAAGGTTGCCATTAAAACTTTGAAAGAAAATGCAGCTCCCAAAGTCCAGGCTGACTTCCGTCGTGAGGCAGATTTGATGTGGGACATGAAACACCCCAATATTGTATGCTTGCTAGGGACCAGCTTCAAACAGCAGCCAATGTGTATGCTGTTTGAGTACATGACCTTTGGTGATCTTCATGACTTTTTGATCCGGAACTCTCCTCGTGGTGACATGACAGTGGGCCTGAAGACCGACCATCATCAGGTGCTGGAGTATGTGGATATGCTGCATGTTGCTGCACAGATCTCTGCCGGCATGGAGTACCTTGCTAGCCAACATTTCGTCCACCGAGATTTGGCTGCTCGTAACATTCTGGTAGGGGATAGCCTGACTGTGAAGATCTCTGACTTTGGTTTGTCCAGGGACATTTACTCTTCTGATTATTACCGTGTACAGAGTAAGTCACTGTTACCAGTGCGGTGGATGCCACCCGAAGCCATTCTGTATGGCAAATTCACCACTGAAAGCGATGTGTGGGCTTTCGGGGTGGTTCTTTGGGAGATATTCAGTTATGGACTGCAACCATTTTATGGGTATTCCAACCCCGAGGTGATTTCCATGGTGCGTGCCCGCCAGGTGTTGTCCTGCCCTGAGGACTGCCCCCCACCAGTGTATGGGCTGATGATGGGATGCTGGCATGAACTGCCTGCACGTAGACCCACCTTCCGGGAAATCTCTATCCAACTACAAGCCTGGAAGACTGATGCCTTATCTGGCCTGGGGCCTCAATGGAGTACCCTTGTGGGACGCTTCATGCCTTCTAGTAATGGAGGTCATGGCACATACAGTCACTCAGGGGCTCCAGGAGGGCCTATGATTTCTGGAGGTACCCTGATACCCATAGATCCTCCTGGTTCAAGAGGGCAACCTTTTACCCAGGGCAGCACCCCACCTAGTAGCACCACAACAACTACAGCCTTGACAGGAAGTAGTAGCAACTCTGCTGAAACTTATTCTGCTGTGCAAAGGCCAATAACTCCATCTCCTGCTCAACCTATAAACTCTATGTCCCTGCAAAGCTTTCAGCCCAGTTCCAGTTCAACACCCTGTGGACAAAATGGGGCCAAGCCAAAGAAAGTGTCTCCACCTGGGTCAACATCCAGTCACCCATCGAGTAGTTCCAATTCTCAGGCTTCGTCCAGAAAAGGGAGGTCTGTGGGTTACCCCAATAGTAGCTACATGAACAGTCCCTCTtctcagcctggagagctgagTAAGGGACCTGTGGGGATGAACACCTCCAGGCCTGCACACATTCCAGAGCTGAGAATGTCAGACATATAA